The Mangrovibacterium diazotrophicum DNA window GACACCGAGCTGTACATTGGCCGCGACTTTTGCACCTCCACTTGCTTGTTTGGTCGTGATAAGGATAACTCCGTTCGCTGCACGTGATCCGTAAATTGCTGCCGACGAAGCATCCTTCAGGATCTGCATACTGGCAATGTCTGTTGGAGACAAGAAATTCAGGTTATCAACAGGAACACCATCAACAACATACAACGGATCATTGCTACCATTGAAAGAAGTCGTTCCGCGCACACGAATAACCATTTCTCCTCCCGGAGTTCCGTTGGGTTGATAAACATTTACACCGGCTGCTTTCCCCTGAATAGCCTGTGCGGCAGAAATAATTGGCCGCTCTTCAAGATCCTTTGTTGAAACTGTTGAAACCGCGGTGGTGACATCTTTTTTTGCAACGGTACCATAGCCAACAACGATCACCTCATCAACGCCGATCGTTTCTTCTTTCATCACGACGTTAATCGTAGGCTGTCCCTTTATTTCTATTGTTTGAGGTGCCATACCAATAAAAGAAAACTCCAGAACCCCATTATCCGGAGCTTCCAGGGAGTAACTGCCATCCACTGAAGTAATGGAGCCCGCCGTTGTTCCTTTTAATACTACCGTGACGCCAGGTATCGGAGCACCCGACTCATCCAAAACCCTACCGGTTACCTTGTGCTCTTTTTGCTCGTTCGTCTCAGGAGCAGTGCCGTCGGGAACAATCAGAATAATTTTCCCTTTTATATTGTAACTGAGATGCTCTTCTTTTAACACATCGGTTAAAACATCCAGAACATCTTTATCTAAATAATTGCCGCTCTTCAGTCGGGCATTTTCAATCAACTCATTTTTATACAGAATGGAATAATCGGTGTTTTGCTCGATGTAACTGAAAATTTCCTCCAGACTTTGGTTCTTAAAATCCATGGTAATTTTCGATGACTGAGAGAATCCGATTGCACTCACCTGCATGAAAGTGAGCAAAATAAGAAAGGTGGTTAACTTCATAATAGTTAGGAATTTTTTCAGCATAAGGCCTTTATGCAGCCTTTGCTTCACATCTTTTTTTTCCATAATTTTGGTTTGCATTTGAATATTAATTTATTTATGCCCGGCGATAGCGGAAGGTAGGAGCTCCGCTTTCGCCTTTATTTTTCTTTCACATAGAGTTCGATTTTTCGGTTATCAATTTTCTTGTATTGAATAGGCAAGTAAACATTCAGCGCATCAAGCACTTGCCAGATTGTTTCCTCGTTTTTAAATGTTCCGGTGAATTCGGTTTTCGCAAACCGCTTGGTGTCATAAATCAAATCAACATCGTACCAGTTCTCCAGCCGCATGACCAGCTCGCCAAAAGGAATCTTTTGAAAATTCAGCTTATTTTCAACCCAACTGTGTGTTTGTTGCAGGTTGGCCGACTCGATGTACTGCTGGTCGTCGGAAATAAAAAACCGCTGCCCCACTTTCAACACTGCAGACTTTGTTCCAGCCTTCACTTCAACGCGCCCTTTAAACAAAGTCACTTCGTTGCGATTGAGCAGATCGTAGGCCATCACGTTAAACTCGGTTCCCAGCACTTTCACATCGCAGCGCTTGGTGCTGACAACAAAAGGAATATTGTCGTCGTGTTTTACTTTGAAGTAGGCCTCACCCACAAGTTTTACTTCGCGCTGATCTTTTGAAAAAGAAGGATAGCTGATGGACGAATTGGCATTCAACCAAACTTCGGTTCCATCGGGCAGAAAGACTTTTGACTTTTCGCCGCGTGGCGTTTCAATGGTGGTGTAACCGGTGATAAACCGGTCGCTTTTCAGATAGAAAAATGTAGTGGAAATAATCAATCCGATGATCAACACTGCGGCAACAGCTGAAATCCAGTAAGTCACCAAATTCCGGGGTTTGGCTTTGGCAGGAACACTGGTGGTCGACATGCGGTAGGACAATCTTCTCCAGTTTGCGGCAGAAGAAAGATTTTCGCCGGGCTGCCAGCCGGACTTTAGCTGATCGAAACGGGCAAGCTTGTCGCTTTCCTGCAACAGCGCCGTGAAATCATCGTATTCACGACCTTTCAATTTACCCTCGAGGTAACGATAAGCAAGTTCATCAAAAGACGATTCTCTATCCATAGTTTAGGTGTTACAACTTTATAACTCCCAAACGATAGATTTACCCATCATCGAAAACTCACTTTTTTCAAAAAAAATTTTTCAGGACAAGAATAATGATCGCGAGAGGAACGTCATTCGGGAATCGTTCCTTGAAAGTTTGCGCTGCCCGAGCCAAATGCCGCTCGACATTTTTGATGTTTATCTCCAGTTTTTCGGCAATCTCCCGGTTCTTCAAGCCATCCATTTTACTGAGCAGGAAAACCTCTTTACAACGAGGAGGCAAAGATTCGATCGTCCGTTCAATCTCCTGTTTTAGTTCCTCCTGGATTAAAAGATAGGGCTCGTCGCGGATGAAATCAATCCGGTAAAGCTCCTCAAATTTCCGAAGTGAATTGAGTTCGAAATCCTTTTCGCCGATGACTTTTATGAATTTGATGTAGTCGAGACATTGGTTCCGAACCATGCGAAAAAGATAGCCCTCAATATTGATACTTTCAATTTCATCCTTCTTTTCCCACACTTTTATAAACACATCCTGCAGGATATCTTCCGCAACCTGCGCGTCTTTGGTGATCTTCGAAGCGAAATCGACCAAACGCGGAAAGGTACGATGGAACAACTCCTCGAGAGCTTTCGGATCGCCTTTTTTGAATTGTTGGAAAAGTAAAGTAGACTTATCGGTATTGCTTGATTCGGAAGTCACTGGCTAAATTTCGTTTGCCACAAATATATACAGTTTATCCTCTCAATAAAAAAGATGATCAATCTTCCTGAAACAAAAAGCTCTGACATCATCGACATCAGAGCTTCGTATTTTTACAAAACGAGACTTTCCTGTTTTAACGAAAAACGACCCCGCTTTTTTCGATTCCCATTTCGAGACCTCGCAACTCGGCTTGTCCTCGCAACAAACCAATTGCTGAATACCCCGGGTTGGTTTTCTTTTTCAGGTCGTCCAAAATCATGTGACCGTGGTCAGCGCGCATCGGAATTTCGTCGTCGCGACGATTCATCGCATGGCGTTTCCGCTGTTCTTTCAACACGGCTACAATGACGTTGTACATGTCCACATCGCCGCGCAGGTGACTGGCTTCGTGGAAACTGCCGTCGCCATCACGTTGGGTACTGCGCAAGTGCAGGAAATTGATTTTATTTCCCATGCGTTCGATGATTCCCGGCAAATCGTTGTCGCCACGAACGCCAAGAGAACCTGTGCAGATGCATAGTCCGTTGTAAATTGAATCGACAACATTGACGATGTACTGCAAGTCGTTTTCGGTGCTCACCACGCGAGGCAGACCAAACAACGGAATTGGCGGATCGTCGGGGTGAATCGCCAAACGAACGCCTGACTCGATAGCCACCGGAACAATTTGCTCCAGGAAATACTTCAGGTTTTCGCGGTATTTTTGCGAATCAATCTCTTTGTATTCCGCCAAACGCGCGCGGAAATCTTCGATGGTGTAGCCTTCCTGTCCGCCCGGCAAACCGGCAATAATATTCTTTTGCAGGATGTATTGCTTTTCCGAGCTCATTGACTCGAACTTTTGCTTGGCCAGGTCGATCTGCTCTTTCGTGTAACAAGCCTCAGCCCCTTCCCTTCTCAAAATAAACAAGTCGAAAGCGATAAATTCGCTCATATCAAAAGCCAAAGCTCGGGCACCGTCGCTCAACTCCATCTCCAGGTTGGTGCGTGTCCAGTCCACAACCGGCATCCAGTTGTAAGTCAGCACCGGAATGCCAACTTTTCCCACATTGCGGATTGACTCTTTATACTTTTCAATCCAGGCATCACGGCTCGGTTTTCCTTGCTTGATATCTTCGTGTACCGGAATACTTTCAATTACACTCCAGTTTAATCCGCGTGGTCTGGCCGGGTTGACAGAACTGTCAAATTCAATCATTTTCTTGCGCTCTTCAATCGCCTCAACAGTCCACACCTCTCCAATCGGTACTTCGTGTAAAGCAGTCACAATTCCGGTTGCACCGGCTTGTCTAATGTCGGTTAACGTTACAGGATCACTCGGCCCATACCAACGCCACGTTTGCTCCATTCCCATATTCTGGTTTTTTAAATTTAATTTGATTGTTAGTTGATCTTTTCCAAAGTCGCACCTGAGCTTGACTTCTCCGTAAAGGTCGCCATAGATTTCATTTTTAATTAGCGCCCGTTAACGAAAACGTGACGCTTTAATGATTGCTTAATAGTGCCAAAAAGGAATCGAAAATCATGGACTCCTCATGCGCCTATAAACAAGCGGGGTGAACCTCCGAAAAGAGATTCACCCCGCTATATTTATAACTTATCCAATTGATTCGTTCCTAGTAAACGGTGAAAACGTGCGCCACCGGTTTGATCAGGAAGTTGAACTCCATGTCCTGGTAAGGAATACGGTATTCCGGACGAGGAACCGCTCCCCAACTGGTTACACAGCCCATCCCCATTTGCTTCTTGTCGATGCAGATCGTGACAAAATCGCTTTTTCTCACTTCAGGGAAATGACGCTGATCTTTTTCCAATCCATCATCCAGCGACTCCACCGAGTAGTTCAGTGCTGAGATCGAGTAGGCAGCATCCGATTTGAAGCAAAGTCCTTTGCCACCCGCTGCTGTTTGTGCCCACCAGCGAACATCGGATTTTGTACCGGTTTCCTGCGGACGAATGTAAGCGTAAGGTTGTTCGCAAACGCTTTGATCGTACAAGCCGATGAACTCCGAATCCTTGCGGTCGATGTAGTTTTCACCCGGTCCGCGACCGTAATATTTAATGTGTTGGTAATCCTGTGGCATTTCCAGTTTCATACCGAAACGGAACATCTCCGAAACTTTGTCTCCCGATCCAGCCGTCAGCTTTTGGCTAACCGCCACAGCCCCTTCATTATTGATTTGGTAGATCAGTTGCAGTTTGCCGCCGACTTCAGGCATATCGTAATCAGCTTTTACTTCAACCAAACCTTCTGATGTTGTTGTGACATTCAGTGATTTCAACTCAATTTTCGGATCTTTCCAAACTGCATATTTTAACTGCAGTTCAGCTCCAAGGTCATTGTCTGTCGGCGACCGCCAGAAGTTGGGTTTCAAAACCGTTCCTGCTTCCAACACCGGTTTTCCGTCAACCAGGTAGCGGCACAGGTAACCAGATTTGCGATTAAAGTCAATCTGGAAGTTCTCTCCTGTTACCAGCAGGTAGTTCAGATCGTTTTCAACAAGTGTCGGCTGGGCTGTCTTTTGATTGACCAGCGTTTTGTTCTCCAATCGAATTGGCTCAAACGCCCAGTCTTTTACAGCCAATTGCTGACGAGCCAACGTATAATCTGCCGGCAACAGTTGCTCTGCATCTTTCAGCTTGTAAGCTACATTTACAAATACTTCTTTTGCCTGAAGATCTACCGGAACTGTCAGCCCCAGGTCAACCTTCGTTTTCTCGTGCGGCAAAACAGCCAGATTATCTACCAAACCCGTTTTGATAACTTTTCCGTCGGCAACCAGTTCCCACTGCAGGTAGAAGTTGGAAAGGTCGCGGAAGAAATACTCGTTGTAAATTTCCACTTGTCCGCTGGCCAAATCAACCGGGCTTGTCCAGATAGACTGGTAGTAGTAGCCAACTTCGTAATAATGCGGGTTTGGTTTGCGATCCGGGCTAATCAAACCGTTATCCAAAAAGTTATTATCGGATGCATCGTAAGGGTTGAAATCGCCACCGTAGGCATAAATCAACTGGCCATCCTTGTTTTTCCAGTGGATGGATTGGTCCACAAAGTCCCAGATAAAACCACCCTGGTAAAGCGGGTATTTGCGAATCAAATCCCAGTATTCTTTAAAACCACCTTCCGAGTTACCCATTGCGTGCGCATATTCACACTGAATGAGTGGTTTCTTCTTGTCTGATTGGGCATACTTCTCGCTGTTATTGTAGTCGTAGTACATCGGGCAGAAGATGTCGGTGTAGTCGTTCTCTTTCGCTTGTTCGTACTGCACCGGGCGCGACGTATCGTACCCTTTAATCCATTCATAGCAAGCCTCGAAGTTAGGACCGAAACCGGCTTCGTTACCCATTGACCAGATAATTACAGCCGGGTGGTTGAAATTGCGGAGCACATTGCGTTCGTTACGTTCCAGATGCGCCTTTGCATATGCCGGATTCTTAGCCAGTGTTTCCGGGCCATAGCCCATTCCATGCGATTCGAGGTTAGCTTCAGCAACCACATAGATTCCGTATTTGTCGCACAGGTCGTACCACAACGAGTTATCCGGGTAGTGACAGGTACGCACCGCATTGACATTGAACTTTTTCATCATCTGGATGTCCTGCTCCATGCGTTCAGGAGATACCACGTAGCCACCATCGGGATCCAGCTCGTGACGGTTCACACCCTTAATCAGTATTGGCTGACCATTCACACAAAGTTGGTTGTTTTTCATTTCCACTTTGCGGAAACCAACTTTTACCGGAATAACTTCCTTCACCGAACCCGATTGCGTCAGTGTTGCCGTCAAATTATAAAGTACCGGTGTTTCGGCTGTCCACTTGGCCGGATTTTCCACTTCAATTTCTGTGGTAACTTCACCCGAGCCTGAAACTTGCTTTTCGGCAACCGTGTTCCCTTGTTGATCTGTCAGTTTCAATGAGACTGATGCTTTGCCTGTCAAATCAACTTTTACAGTCAAAGTACCGTCCGTATAATCATCCACCAAATCCGGTGTTACTTTCAAATCGCGCATGTGTGTTTTCTCGCGGGCAAACAGGTAGCAATCGCGGCCCACGCCCGAGAAACGCCAGAAATCCTGGTCTTCCAGGTAGCTGCCGTCGCACCAGCGAAAAGATTGGAAAGCAATCAGGTTTTTACCGGGCTTCAGGTATTTGGTCAGGTTAAACTCGGCTTCGAGCTTGCTGTCCTCACTATAGCCGACAAATTTGCCATTCACATACAGGCTGATATTGGAAGTTACCGAACCAAAATGAGCGTAGATTTCTTTGCCGCTCCAGTTAGCCGGAAGCTCGATTTCTTTGCGATACGAACCAACATGGTTATTTTCCTCGGGAACAATCGGCGGGTTATTTTTGTACTGTTCACGCCATCCGTAACCAATATTCACATACTGCGGATCGCCGTAGCCATTCAGTTCCCATAAACCGGGAACAGGCATTTCGCCCCAGCCTTTGTCATTCAAACCAACACTGTAAAAGTCGGTTGGACGTTGCCGGGCATTTTGAACCCAGTTAAATTTCCAGGTTCCGTTCAGGCTCATAAAATTCGTTGAACTTTCTTTTACTCCAGCCTCCGCTGCATCTTCCGACTCGTAAGCGAAAAACGCGCTGTGCATGGGTTCTCTGTTTACTTCATTGACTTTGGGATCCTGCCATCGTTCCTGAGCTTTCACGCTGAAGCTAAGCAACATCAAGGCAAGAGCTGCTAATTTTATTTTCATGCTTTTGTAAGTAAGATTTAAAACTGTTATTTATTTGAAGAAATGTGGTTGTCGAAAAGTTTCTCAAAATAATCAATTCAATCAGAAATATTGCATTCCCGGAACAAATCCGAAGAAATCCCAACAGAAATGATTCTACGATTAAGACGCACAAAATCGGTAAATCCCCCAAATAAAAATGAAAAATATGCAGGAATGATCAGGAGCGAAAGGAGCGAAAACAAGAAAGTCCGCAAATGACAACATTTGCGGACTTTCTTAGCATTTAGTCGGGATGACCTGACTCGAACAGGCGACCCCCACGTCCCGAACGTGGTACGCTACCAACTGCGCTACATCCCGATCGCTTACGGCATGCAAAAATAGTATTTTCATTTAAAAACAATAAAACAGCTATGGAATAATTTTAGCATTTGCTCTATTTATTTCCATTCTTTATTTTGCAGTCGAAAGCCAATCCCGTTATATTATTCTTTTAATGCATCTTGCAGAAATTTCTCTAAATATTGATATTTTGAAGTCAGTTCACCGTTCTTCAAAATGGTCGCCCGTTCAATGATTCCGTCCGCATCACCGCCAAACAAAGCGGGGAAAACAGAAGTGTACATGTCGCGGGCAAATGTTCGCGAAGCATCCAAAGGCAGTGCTGTTGGCAGGTTATCAACTGCCATAACGGTAACATGCTTCGGATTGCTGAATGCTGTCGCTTCCGACAGGTCAGCAGGATTAACATCGTAATAAGGTTCTTCGATTGAACTCGTGCGAATTGTGGTCGGAATCGGGCCATCCAAATCGCAACTAATATCTGCAATGAGCGAAATGCCGAATTTTTCGTCTTTCAACTGCTCCTTCGTGAAAAACACAGGGGAATTGCTGTTCCAGAAATGACAGGCAATAAACACGTCAGCCGCTTCCAAATAAGGTTGAAATTTGGATTCGTAATCCGACGGATCGGTGTAAAATTCTTTTTGATTGAACGTGCCGTCCTTTTTCTGCACGTAATCTTCCGGATCGAGCCGGGTAAACACAGCATGCTCGTAGGTCTTTGTTTGAAAGTCCCAGGGACTGACCTCATCTATTCCCAACTCGCGAATAATCTCCAATGCTCCGGCGGCTACCCTCCCGCCACCGGTTAGCACGATCTTCAGCGCCGGCATGCGGAATTGCTTCAGTTGATGATGAAGTTCTTTTAAATCGCGGCACTCGTCCGGGCCAGGCAAGTCAACCTTTACGAAACGTTTGGCAATTCCCTTAAAGGCGTAATAGGTACCAACAACACCCGCCCAAAATCCGAAAGCCACCACACGATTCTTTTGCGCGTCGGTAAAATATTCGTAGTCAATCAGGGTGATTTTCTTTTTGGCCATCGCAGCGAAGAACGATTGATTGTACCCTTGTTTCTTCGCCACGTGTGCAAACATGATGTAAGTTTTGCCATCGGTCATAGTTGCAGGGTCAACTTCCTTCACACCAATCAGTACATCGCAATGCGAAACATCCTCAACGACCGGAATACCGATCTTCAGGTATTCGTCATCGGTGTGAACCCGAACCGAACTAGTCTGCACAAACAATTCAACATTCGGGTAATTTTCTTTGATCCAAACGGCCGTTTCGGGCGTAATAGCCACTCGCCTGTCTTTCCATCTCCGGGTCTCACGAAGTATTCCGATTTTCATAATTGTAAATTAGGGGTATCACTCCGAAGATAGCTAAAAAACCAGCGGGAATCAAAAAGGAACTGGAAGAACGAATCCCGCAGTGCAAAAAATTCGTCAACCCAAATGAAAGGGAATTCGTGAAATTCCGAAAATTGTGTAGTTTTGTACCCCATTCTACCGGGGATGACTGGTTTTGACAGCGGGTAGAAGAGGTATGTAAGCATGCTGAGCGTTGTCTGTTGGCTCAATAATCTCAACGGGCAAACTTTTAATTGGCGAAAATAACTACGCTCTTGCTGCGTAATTCTACTAAGTAGATTACACTTTATCCCGACACTAGGTGTCGGGACGAGACATTACCCGGGTGCTATTTTCCTGAAGCGGCCCGATCCGGTGATGCAAGTAAATCGGGAATAGTGAAAGTTTTGCTTCGGAGCTTTTGCGAAAATTTAGAAGCTAAGGCAGTGGTCGGTGGCCTTGATCCAGCTCCTGCTCGAAAATTAAGTCGAGGCTAAGCATGTAGAAAGCATATTGCTTCCTCGTTTGGACCCGGGTTCGATTCCCGGCATCTCCACGACAGAAAATCTATCAACCTAAAAGCGAGCACACTAACAGTGTTCGCTTTTTATTTTAGACCAATATTGGGTCATTCTTTTCCTATCGCGCAGACGCACTAAAATCCTCACAGAAAGTCGTGCGAACACATCGGAAACCGATGTACGATTTTGCTGAATCCTGGTATTCGTAACTGCGGGTGCCGACCTGCTGATATGAAGCAGCATCTTTCCACGATCCGCCACGAACCACTTTTCGCTTCAAAACAGCCGGATCATCCGGGCGGGCGTTATACTCGTAATTGGGGTTAAGGTCGTGGATAATCTCGTAGGCTGATTCGTCGTAGGCGTTGCTGGTCCATTCGGCAACGTTTCCACCCATGTCGTACAAGCCGTAATCGTTCGGATCATAGCTTCTGATTTCCGCTGCTGCCATTCCTCCGTCGGCGACGTAATTTCCTCGCAATGGTTTAAAGTTGGCCTGGAAATCCCCGTTCTGATTTCGGGCGTAATAGCCGCCCCACGGATACATGGAAGCCAGCCGATGTCCCCGGGCAGCGTATTCCCACTCCGCTTCGGTCGGAAGCCGGTAAGCCTGCACATCAGCGTCTCCAATGGCCCTCATATACGAATTCTTTAACTCGGTTCGCCAGGCACAAAAAGCTTTGGCCTGCTTCCAGCTTACCCCAACAACAGGATACTCCTCGAAAGCGGGGTGATAGAAATAGTAGCTTGTGCGCGGGTCGTTGTAGGAATAAGTAAAGTCGCGCACCCAGCACAAAGTATCGGGATACACGTTCACCATGTCTTTCATGATAAAAGAAGCACGGTTGACAATGCGATTGCTGTTTCCTTTCTCATCGAAAACAAAGCCGTCGTAAGCGGAAGAATTGAAATTATACGAATTGGCTCGTTTCGCTGCTTGCTGCAAATCGATCCATTCATAGCTGTAGAAAAGTCTGCGTGCATCAATTTCGCGGCGGTTGCCAAATCGTTCTTCATCAGGAATAAACAAAGGCTGCAGGGCTTCCTGCTGATCGAAATCACCCCAGCCAATCTCTGGTTTCCAATTTAGCCGCGGGCTACTCAACGGATTTCCCTTCCGGTCTTCGGTAATCCTATATTCCGGGAATCGCTCCGCCAGCAAGGTGCGCGCAATCGAATCGCGAACCCAATTCACGAATTGCCGGTACTCGCTGTTGGTCACTTCTGAATCGTCCATCCAAAAGGCATCCAACGAAACCGTTTTGGTCATTTCGTTGGAAAAAGCAACTTCCTGGTCATCGGGCCCAAGGTTGAAAGCACCCTGGCGCACAAATGACATTCCGTAGGGAGTTGGCTCGTGAAAGCTTTTGGATTTGACACCGGAAAGCTCACCAAAACGTGCATTGGAGCACGACTGCAACAAGGCAATTAGCGAGATGAATAGCGTAATTTTTTTCATTGCTTTATTCCTATTTTGTGTAATCGCAGCACCCAAGCCGCTGATTATCTTCGTACAAGTTACAACACAAATCAACGCAGGAACTCCTCACACTCACAGTTTTTGATCTTGCCAAACTTCCAGATCAACTGTACCTCAGGGGTTCCGTACGAACTGTGTATAATACCGCTGACATTGTAGTCGTAGCTCAATGCCAGCCTCAGATTCTCGTTTAAATCCATCCCCAACAGCAAGCCAAACTCTTTCCTGGTGCGGTAAAAAGCACCGACTTCCACATCGGGGAAACGTCTTGATTCGGCCAAAACCGACAATTTAAATTCGGCCTGGTAAATATTTTTGTTGTTGATTAAACACAGTCCGCTCAACAGGCTGAATGTTCGGTCCAGCTTGCCCTTGTACATGGCATAAGCAAAATTCGTGTTCGACTGGTATTCGTCGTCTCCGTTAAACAGGCTGATGAGGTTAACCACCGAAACGCCAAACAAAACCTTGTAGCTCACCAGTTCAACGCCAACATCAACATTGTGCACTGTCCAGCTTTGACGGGCATTGCTGATTGCCGGATCATTGGTGACATCCGTAGTCGCTTCACCAAAATCGTAATAGTAATTCTGCACCTTATAAGCAGCCCCCATGTTGAGCGCCCAACGCAGGTTCAGGCGGGCCGAATAGGAATAGGACGGCGAAAGGTTGATTAGATCGGTGTAACCAATCCGGTCGTGAAAAACCTTGATCCCCAATTGGCCGATCTGGGTTGAATGCGTCCGGTTGGTAAACAGTTTCGCCGTGAAAGTCAGATATTCGGTAACCGGAGCACCGGGGAAGTTCATCCATTGCTTGCGGGCAGCGGCACTACCCACAAACTGGTACTCGCTTATCATCGCCCCAGGGTTAATCTGGTAAGTATTCTCCCAGTAATTATTGATGCGAATATTCGATTGAGCCGAAACATGGACACCCAAACAAAAGCAGGCAAACAAAAGCAGGAGGATTCTACGCATATACGTTTGTTTGGAGTCGGTTACTTACTGAGTTGATATCGTTGTTTGTTTTTACCATCGGGCTTATCGGATTACGGTGACGTATTGGGTCTTTTTCACGGTTCCGCGCTGGGTCGAATCATAAATTACAACGAAATAGGTGTCGCTGTCCACCGGCTTATTTTTGTACCTGCCGTCCCAGCCCTCGGAACCTTCGTACATCAAAATCCCGTTTCGGTTATAAATTTGAATCCGCCAGCCCTGCAGGTAGAGGTCGTTAATCCCATCGCCATTCGGGGTGAACGTATTCGGGACATCTTCCATACTCGCCCAAATCGTTTGATAAGCATATTCGCGACAGCCGTTCGGATTAACCACTTCCAGCACGATATTGTACGAACCATCCTGATCAACCTGGTAACTGTGAATCACATTTTGTCCGTAACGAAAACTTCCGTCCCCCATATCCCACTGGTAATAAGAACCGGAGATGTCGGTTGCCGACAGCTGAATTTCATTATCGCTGCCCGAAACCTCGGTTTTATCGCTTGTGATCAGGTAATTAAACGGATCATAATAAGCCAGGCTGAAAGTGAACGTATCGCGACAGCCAAATTCGGAGATGCCGATCACCCGGTAGTCTCCTTCCAAATCAAGCAGAATCTCACTTCCGCTGGTCGATGCGTTCCATTCGTAGCTGGCAGCCCCGCTCGACTCCACCAGGATCGAATCACCCGGACAAATCATCAGCTCTTCTCCCCGGCTGATTTCGCCATCATTCAGAAAAACCACGGGATTTGGATTGATGGTAACCTGCGAAACCTCAGAAACCAACGTGTTACACCCGCCCGAAGGGAAGGTCACCACGCAATAATAGTAGCGGGTGTTAGCCAAATCGTAGGCCGGCTGATATTCCGGATCAGTTGCTCCCGGAATCGCCACGCCGTTATCCACATTATTGGAGCCAATGGAATACCATTGGTAAGTAGGCGCTGTCAATCCACTGGTGTGCAACACAACCAGGGGGGCGGGCACTTCACCCAGACAAACCATCCGCGAACTGGGTTGGCGAGTAATAACCGGAGATGCCAATACGGTGATTTGAAAAGTCTTTTCTTCACCCAAACAGGAACCAATTTGGGGCTTCACCCGAATAGTCGCGACAATCGAATCGAGCGCATCATTAATTGCAGTGAAGGCCGGAATATCGCCCTCCCCCTG harbors:
- the porK gene encoding T9SS ring complex lipoprotein PorK/GldK; amino-acid sequence: MKKITLFISLIALLQSCSNARFGELSGVKSKSFHEPTPYGMSFVRQGAFNLGPDDQEVAFSNEMTKTVSLDAFWMDDSEVTNSEYRQFVNWVRDSIARTLLAERFPEYRITEDRKGNPLSSPRLNWKPEIGWGDFDQQEALQPLFIPDEERFGNRREIDARRLFYSYEWIDLQQAAKRANSYNFNSSAYDGFVFDEKGNSNRIVNRASFIMKDMVNVYPDTLCWVRDFTYSYNDPRTSYYFYHPAFEEYPVVGVSWKQAKAFCAWRTELKNSYMRAIGDADVQAYRLPTEAEWEYAARGHRLASMYPWGGYYARNQNGDFQANFKPLRGNYVADGGMAAAEIRSYDPNDYGLYDMGGNVAEWTSNAYDESAYEIIHDLNPNYEYNARPDDPAVLKRKVVRGGSWKDAASYQQVGTRSYEYQDSAKSYIGFRCVRTTFCEDFSASAR
- a CDS encoding PorP/SprF family type IX secretion system membrane protein, whose amino-acid sequence is MRRILLLLFACFCLGVHVSAQSNIRINNYWENTYQINPGAMISEYQFVGSAAARKQWMNFPGAPVTEYLTFTAKLFTNRTHSTQIGQLGIKVFHDRIGYTDLINLSPSYSYSARLNLRWALNMGAAYKVQNYYYDFGEATTDVTNDPAISNARQSWTVHNVDVGVELVSYKVLFGVSVVNLISLFNGDDEYQSNTNFAYAMYKGKLDRTFSLLSGLCLINNKNIYQAEFKLSVLAESRRFPDVEVGAFYRTRKEFGLLLGMDLNENLRLALSYDYNVSGIIHSSYGTPEVQLIWKFGKIKNCECEEFLR